In Kordiimonas sp. SCSIO 12610, the sequence GAGAAAATTGAAGCTGATATGGACCGTGATTACTGGATGACTGCTTCAGAAGCGGTTGAATATGGGCTTGTTGGTAAAATTGTCGATAGTGAAGCGAATATGTAGTAATTAAGTTCTTAGAAAATAAGAAAAAAGCCCGCGAAAGATTGCGGGCTTTTTTATAAGTGTAGAATTTTCTGATTTATTCAGCGGCTTTTTTTGCGATGAAAGAAGGCGATTCTTCAACTTTCTTTGCAGCAGCGCTTTTGTCCATTGGGTTATCAGTATGGGCAAAACGGCCAGATAACTTGGCGCCAGCTTCGACCGAGAGGTTTTCATGATAAACATCGCCGTTCACTACGGCGCTTTTCTCAAGGCGAACAGTTTTTGAGCGAATTTCCCCTTCAACATTACCGCGAATAGTAACATTGTCTGCTTTGACGAGGCCTTTAACAGATCCTGTTTCACCCATAACAAGGCTACCACAGTTAATATCGCCCATCACTTTACCATCAAGTTGAAGTTCACCTGAAGTTTTTACATTGCCTTCGATTTGTACATCTGAACCAATAATTGACGGCGCGGCCATATTGCTTCCTCCTAGATTAGTTACGTTTCTTGTGCGGGTAGCCTGACCATCAGGTTTCGCTTGTTTCTTTGTGTCTTCGTTGGATTTCGAGAACATCTTTTCCTGCCTTTATAAAGGGTAGTGGGTCGATTACCTTTCCATCAAACCATACTTCATAGTGAAGATGTGTATCAGTTACACGACCCGTTTTACCCATATCACCAATTCTATGGCCAAGTTCGACGATATCGCCTTTCTTAACTCTTAATTTTCTCATGTGGCCGTAACGGGTCCGAAAACCGTTCCCGTGATCAATTTCAACCATACGGCCATAGGGCCCCAACCATCCTGCTTTCACTACCTTGCCTGGTGCCGCAGCTTGGATTGCGGTGCCGGGCCAGCCTGCAAGGTCTACAGCATAATGGTTTGACCATGTTTTCTTAATCGGATCTACCCTGCGTCCGTATCGGCTCGAAAGATAATATTTTGCAGCAGGTTCACCGACTGGGAAGCTTTCTAACATCATTGTGACGATCTTAAGGCGTTCCTGATTTTCGATAATTTGTTCGAAAACCTGCCCGTCATTTGCGTTGAATATACCTTCAAATTTTAACGACGCTTCATAGGGACCACCAACAGCGTTAATTTGATTTTTGCTGGCAAGGTCTATGAATTTTTCTGATGAAACAGCCGTTGGTTTTAATATGGCTTCAATGTGATCTTGTTCAGCAGTCAATGATGCCAAATAATTTGTAGCAATTTGTTCTTGTTGTTCAGCGAGTTTCTGAAGTTTTGATAATAAAATTTCGCGGCGCTCACGGGTTGTCAAAACTTCTGTAACTTCA encodes:
- a CDS encoding polymer-forming cytoskeletal protein, whose translation is MFSKSNEDTKKQAKPDGQATRTRNVTNLGGSNMAAPSIIGSDVQIEGNVKTSGELQLDGKVMGDINCGSLVMGETGSVKGLVKADNVTIRGNVEGEIRSKTVRLEKSAVVNGDVYHENLSVEAGAKLSGRFAHTDNPMDKSAAAKKVEESPSFIAKKAAE
- a CDS encoding peptidoglycan DD-metalloendopeptidase family protein, which codes for MTTETNRIKGFGKKFLSFKAKYFPERQLFLRSEGRVRFLTINSYFQMTMALSIIIAFAWGIITSYAYLTRDITLEEKNQQIANISADYNSLENDFSALEEEIERRANKLEERQRFLEQSISGNEIEVSSDDAPTENPLETAPDQTQSSATSFFEGWLGEEKIEVTEVLTTRERREILLSKLQKLAEQQEQIATNYLASLTAEQDHIEAILKPTAVSSEKFIDLASKNQINAVGGPYEASLKFEGIFNANDGQVFEQIIENQERLKIVTMMLESFPVGEPAAKYYLSSRYGRRVDPIKKTWSNHYAVDLAGWPGTAIQAAAPGKVVKAGWLGPYGRMVEIDHGNGFRTRYGHMRKLRVKKGDIVELGHRIGDMGKTGRVTDTHLHYEVWFDGKVIDPLPFIKAGKDVLEIQRRHKETSET